GAGTCGGAGGAGTCGGAGTCGGAGGAGCAGTCCGAGGAGGAGGCAGCGCCCTCGCACAAGCAGACCTGACCTGCCCACCGAACTCACAATATACTCATGTTATTACACTAGACCAGTGTTTTTCTTAATAAGCAAAATTTAACCCAGGCGTCTTTGAGTAGttccagtggcggatttacctataggccaagtaggccagtgcctagggcggcagatttagaggggcggcagcaatttttttacaggtttttttttataattgagtatatgagtacacaatccatatataaataaacgattaataaacgcaaaattaataaactttaatatatgcttaggtacttacgtgatcatgaatttaaaaatattctaatagcgtttcaataaaaataaaataaaaaatcttttcatCAGTTTATAGTTTTTTCATCATTCCTGGTTtgttctgcgctctttgagtcctcaatctaaaaaaaaagttaaagcaccgaagtagcaaaaacaactgacgattCCTAAGCTGTTTatgaggtggaggacttttgtgttccaagactcaaaaaatttcgcgctcgctgcgctcgcgcctttcaCTTGACAGTGACTATTTTCTGATTTCTTTAGGTATTATTGCGTCCCAAATATCAAAAATTTCgggctcgctacgctcgcggcttcttctctttgcagtgcTTTTTTTCCACTCTTGTTTGGGTAGGTATTTTTGTGTGGAGaattgagttttggaacagaaaagtttttacatttgtcgtttttttttgtgggggtgctcaataggtagtccgccccggatgccacccgatgctacgccgccactgaatCATAgcacccgaacgaatgaaccgatttcaatttagttttttttttgtacaacagGTGTTTTACGAGCGAGTGTTCTTagacatgtttgatgaaaatcgattgagccgtttaaaagttacagaggttttacgcttcaAAGTCGCTGTCATATAAACTTgttaacattaaactcttcggtacatagaggcttgcaaaaataatttagtaactgacagaaatatcattaagtttacAATCATTAgaggcggcaaaaattgaatggcctactagcggcaagtttgtacagccccggatctagggggggcggcaagccggggcctatgccccgggcggcaaattcagggggcggcaaaatcaggcgtcccaattcacacttcacagaccaatggacAACTCATCATCAATTTAAtgaccacggaataaataatagcacaagtacagcaattttatagccatatcaacttgaccgaTACCCTGAGCGCGGAGTGAGATATGCTGCACgactgcacgaacatttattattcacgaggcgaagttttagcgaactaaaactgattaataaaaattattggcTAGCTATGAGCCAGGAACACTTAtggcatatttatttttatttgaaatcctACATCATAGATaactataatagttacctacagagCCGCCCAATAACCCGGGAgtctcggtctcaggggcgccgcgggacgccctaccaacaggaaatttcgatgaaattacacccgtttgataaagAAGTTCCACATTGTTTCATGATACTGATATGCAAAGATTCTAAagaagtcgccttcgctttggaTTCATTGATCATTTTGGTTATTTTTCACTTtcaacatcctccaactaagtgaaaaaattctcgctcgctacgctcgcgattAAATGACaatatatgtgtattttttctgattgtttattatttttagtgacgcaccgaatcaacgaacacaaatggcactcgctctaatcacggtttctttttacttgtacataattcccagtttaatttttgagtcttcaaacaaataatttgaaaaagttcgggctcgctacgctcgcggctacttgttgctttaatATGTACCTCATCAGGTACTTTTGTATCGTAGGcttaaaaaatttcgcgctcgcttcgctcgcgctgtCTAATACATGCGTTGCCtcgataacttcataagtctGTTTGACGCTATCTTAcctttataagtcaaatgtagcaaaaatatatatttatggagtcttcaaaaacaaaaaagtttacgcttccgactgcttgttccgatacagcgctttttaaaacttattaacgtTTTGGGtccaaaattgaaaaattttcgcgctcgcttcgctcgcgctcatTTTTGCAATTACGTTATattgtctcgactttcataacttaaacttGGCCAACaatttgagcctacaatgatttggacacattttttttccttttaccttccaaaaagtgactttcgttcgaacgtttttatttatattccttgtaactaactactctaagtacttcgatcaatatgtatgtactacctactcaaaatctttcaatacatagggggcgcttgggtgatgattgtacccaggcgctacatgagctagagacggccttGCCTGCCAACATATTGATAGCTGAAATTTTATGGATGATAaagatgaaaataaacataagtaggtaggcggggcggcatttttcagtttttgccccgcctaagaaaaattgaagatccggggctgagtTTGTAAATCCGACACTGAGTAGTTcagacatacataaaaaaaagttcCCCACGAATTGAGTCCCTCCTTTTTGGTAAATTGGTTGAAAAGTTTTCATCACAAATATTCTGCCATACGCAAAAGTATAAGTATTTTAAACAGCTCAGCAAATCCCAATCGGTAGTCACCAATCCagaaagaaatattttcacTTTGAGGTAAGCGTAAATAgagtgaaaaaaaatactttatgtaATCCGATAAACTTTTTAGCGCGAAATAATGGTAGATGTTCCAAACGTTTTCACTCGCttcccggggaaacttcttcccgtacccggatgaAACATATCCTATGCTCAGAGCAGATACTGTAGATTCCTAGCATTAAAATCATTatacaaatcggttcaggttCGGTAGTTCTGGAGCCTATTcggttcaaacaaacaaaccaacgaATCTTTTATCTTTGTATAATAAGTAAAGATATCGGGTTACATTTGAATGGGaggttttcttttataaattacaaaaaaaatagatcCTAAGAAAGtgacagatggcgttgtacctacTACTACGTTAATGAGCGTttgccatagacataatattagtaaacaagaCTGCGCacgtaaacccaaaaaacgagccgagtgaaacagttagtacggaggctgtctgtccctttctaatagggtgactatgagattaagctatgtgagacaaatccgaatttgctaagattattatccgcagattggtattgaagttttaacttacgctgtttgtgaccttaagatacttataaaggcttttaataattagcgggaattagcagtataaaagcaggaagattcgaagtgaagactgttttttttctatttctacttcatatatagacttgagccatttatgtcgcctttcttcattttttgggaagctataacaatcgtacaacagttttaaaatccatcacccatattttaactcattacaagaattcatgggcaccctagttgtttggtttacgaaaatgttattattagctaacctgtggaacgatatattgcaaccaccataggattcacttttacaagtataaacgcaatactttttcaccatttatataatataatagtttaaattgatttaatacaaaaaatataaacaaaattttaaatgctgattacgcgccaagaatgttcacggttaccgctagaaaaaaaaaaaaaaaatatatgttttttatgttttaagaataataatttatataaataatttattcgtataataaattaatgcgatttttattaatttgttgacttacaattgttaaaataagataaaaatatatatgattcaattgtttttttgggaagacaaaactgttgatcacaacatttttttatgctggcaaggtgttagaaagagacaaacggcctccgttctaactatccctctcggctcggatttgcctctgtgtattatgcaacaaatttagtaccttattgcgttggaaaagagttcattttcgtaaatatatattttgagcgtgcgcaatcttgtttattatattacatctatggcgtttgccaagtaaaaaaaaaacattgcaccgagccaagaaattcagatttcaaaaacaattgttttcaaaatctctCCGGACTCCCAATAATAATCTGACTGACTTCGTTTctcctatttttttaattgcctTGGATGTAAtaggttattttattaattaggtttttactttaaaaaccaCCCAGAAGAAGGACGGACTTCAGTTAAAGCAAaagtcatttaattttataaagtacctactgttTTCTTACTTTATGTTACCACCTCATTATTTATAGAATTGCTCAGAATAAGATTTCATACCGACAAATTCAGATTTATTACTGCACGCACGTAACGTAACTGCTCATTCAGTAAATTTCACCGCTCAATAATTTATTCACTAATCCAATTCATTCCTTTTTATTACTCATTTTTGTTTACTCTACTGCATAGTTTTAACAGCTGAAACTTTAGTTACTAACCCTgccatttataatttttaacttaccaaaactgttttttatatttgcctcttaaaataaaataagtgcaTGTATTATAACAGCAAAGATAAGATCACGTctcattttaatcaaaataataaaaaaacatcaaaaaactattttatatttgaatttctcGCCTCCAGTCGAAGCATTCATGAAGCATTCGCCTTAATGCCACGATTGATGAATCTGCTTAGCCTTAATACACATTTTTTCAGGCATATGACAAAAGTGTTGCCATTATGTAGGTCTGAAAGTATAAtatgttttcttattttgaaCTGAGAATGGACCATGAGATCATACTATTgagtattaattttaatttttgagtACTGGATGGATATAcatcacaaaataatatataataatatatactttatatctcgacttagcgcacgaggttgtcgccatgtggagtgtcgacgcggctgttattgtgccgattgtcgttacggccaatggtttaatagccaagagcctcgaccaacacctcaggagactcgttgggcggctggatcaagggactgattcagaaggcagtactccttgatacggcacgtattgtgaggaggtttctgtctctgggaccctaaccaccggtaccttggaccctgtgcccgatatcagtggcaacctatttatttttatatttttatatttaaaaatgtaataaatatgtgcaagaataaataaatgaaaaatatataccttaaaTGGTATTTTATAATATGGGTGTAAGAAAACACACTCGAGTAAAGAATAAATGTTATGGCAACATTGCATTTACTTGACAATTTGACAGCTACGCAGCAATCGTCAGTCTCTTGTGATACCGTAGTTTGCCGtagttttttattcgttttgctAAATAGTGTAGTGTTAGAGTGTAGTGGTCAGCTCAGCCTGATCGCAGTGAATCCGTCCGAGAGGTGGCGAGTGCGGGACAGCCGGTCGCGATGCTGGCGCCGCATCGCGCGCGGTGAAAGTGCATGGTGTTGTGAGCGCGAGTGAGACTGCGAGTGGGTGACGATGGGCGTGGGCCTGCAGCCGCTCGAGTTCACAGAGTGCCTCGCGGACAGCCCGCAGTTCCGGGAGAACCTGCAGAGGCACGAGAAGGAGTTGGAGCGCACCAGCCAACAGATCAAGCGGCTCATCAAAGAAGTCAAGGATGTGGTGCAGGCCGCCAAGCGTAAGTCGCGACTGCCGCTCTAGTACACACACAGCGGAATGCTGCGGCTATCctcactcttatgtactcggtACCTGAAGATTTACATTtgtatttaatgttataatgaattatttaatgAAGCTATGTGCATGGGCATTAATACAATTGCGGTTGGTCCACAGAATTATCAGGAAAGTATGTGGATGGCTAGTGAGTGCACCTTGGTAGTTGCAAGTACTGGCAGCAGTCTGGCTGATAAGAGTTAATCAGTCCTTTGTGGAGTGTGACACaacaacaaacacacacacatgcaaCACAGCTGTATGTCCATGTGTGAATCACTAGCACAACTGGTTTTGTTAATGTTTGCCTTGTCACACACTACCTGTGCCATTGTGCTCTATCTGTTGTGCTCTGCTGACATAATACAAGGAATACTACTCTTGAATTATATCAATGTGTATTTGCTTACATATTATATTCTGGAACTTCTCAGTAAATATTCATTTCATAAATGGATCACATGCTAGCAATACAAAACCTTGTATCCACTATAGTTATGTAAAATTCTAAAGTATGTGATGTAGATACATGTAATTGTGTAAATCTGTCAAATTACTTCATACACATTGAAATATTCGACGTGTGAGTGTGCAGCAGGCGTTGTGCTGCAGTGATTCATGCTGAGCGGCGGTATCCATGTCAATGATGTTGTTAATTAGCACCACTTAACTGTAAGTGACAGCGCAGACACATGTGCTGCCTTGCCTACACTTGTGTTTGTTGTTTGTATTGCATCATGGAAAACTCATTTTAAACaggataaattaaattaattttagccCACCTTATTGGTAGGAagtcatttatatttattagattaGAATGTATGaattatacaaacaaataacatgcattttattatgtaatattggaCAGTGGAGGCAGTGAGTGTCTGCTAGATGCAGCACATTACACAATAGAGTCACCAGTGGCAGGCTGTGTCAGCAATATTCattctatacatattttactagctgttttcacacagtttcacctgcatcctgTGGTAACTATTGCCCATACTGGGTTCAAAATATagtatgttacttgggaagaatgtagctttctatcagtgaaataatttttcaaatcagttcactAGTTTTGGAGCTGTTCAGGcacaaagaaacaaataaatgtttattttttgatataatacctcttggtaagactggttgtcagacccTCTGGATTCTGATTGCTCATAGCACCTACCATCATCCATCCTCCCGCCTTTttatcaactatgttgggaccggcttccagtctaaccagatgtagctgtgtaccagtgcttacaaggagcgactgtcctatctgacccccacgaaccagttacccaggcaacccaataccacttggttaaactggtatcagacttactggcttctgactacccgtaataaCTGCCAAGGATCATAGCTCCCACcagacaattttttatttagatttttttgcaaCTATTTGGAAGTTTGTTATGTAATTCCTTTGATTTTTTCTGGTTAAAGGGAGGTATGTAATATAtgtgttatggaccatgtgattaattcgggcattattaataatgcccgagcattatgaataatgtctagctttatcgggctaagtgattaataactatcttaacttcattatttatcacattgcacgggcattattatattgctacatgacagttgggcaatttgataataaagcaaaaaattgaagttagtgacgaaaacgtatcccacgtaaggccgctgcctcgaattttgcgggcagcggggcggcagcggcggcggcgcgggagcggcaggatcttacgcgtataatcaaatggaccggccctcgaatacagcggcgcgggagcgggcaacgagcggtgagctccagtcaaaacggtgaccgaacgcgccgccgccgctgccgccccgctgcccgcaaaattcgaggcagcggcctaacagttgcccgggtaactgggttgaggaggtcagatagggcagtcgctccttgtaaaggactggtactcagctacatccggttagactggaagccgaccccaacatagtttgggaaaaaggctcggaggatgatgtgacgaaaacgtatcgctgcaaaaccgactccacgtagtcttgtctgtcctacccctagagtgcaattcaaaaccgcgtaagtgtggaggggcgaggcggcctgcgagctgaggcgcaggtagttttaacgctcgccgacgcggctgaggctggccggctcagagccggccagcaagccgaagctgcggcggtgagcgtgaaaaccatctgcgacgataagctcgcatgggaccgccggagccccgcagcaccggagccgtgacagaagccatgcttgctgcatgttgcttgcttacattttaaacgtactgagttaaaaaattagaagctaaataaataaattttatgatgtcatttaatagtattttagaagtttactgttagaacgcatgctacaaatttagatgctaaaaaataaccatcatgcggagttgtatttagagcggtttacttagaagataacgagtggctgagatagtattatttagatgctcgttaattgtggctgacttagtaatttagaaggcaacatacattattcggggcgaataattatattaaaaaggagcctgtttaataagcaccctttaaatatgactttccttaacttttaaatgcaaaaactagtggatttttaaggcagaagtccttcataattaatccaaatcatgaggctgattatttaagtggtttaatatttagtttattttaaattaaatggcaataacaataaaaaattgaatataaatatgttattactttgcttgtattactttgcccaaaaggtcacgggcaatatgtatagtgcccggtcaatttgattatttgaataattattatcaaattgcgctctcatattgggcatttttcataatgaccgggcattatgtatactgctcaatttatcacttggtccataacatatgtATATCAGTGTCGGAACTGAGCAGGCTATAGCGGTGGCATGGCGGCGGGGCTGGGCGCGTGAGTCAGGCGCGCTCGATAACCTCGCTCACTGATTGTCCCGCGCTACGCGCGCGGGACAATCAGCCTTGCTAAACTTGCTCGAAACGCTATCGCCACATCGCGATAGTTCACTACATACACTCATTATCTGCACGTTTCTTAATCTCGTCCTTGAACAGGCACACGCGCACTCCGCAACTCGCCCGGCTGTGTACGATAGCCacgtaattaatataataaataaaaccatgtCGAAAATCGTCTACACTTAATGACAATAAATTGATGACTGTAAAATCTATAACTTACGTGTAGGTATAGGTTAAAAGGTAGTACCTACGATGTACAAATATGTAGGACAATGAGTGACCTCCGCGGCGCCATGTCGCGCTGAGCGCAGCACTCCGCACCCGCGGACACGTGACCACTCACTCGGTCGCCCCTCGACCATCTACTAAAATCTACTTGATTTGATAAGTTGGCTGCAAGGCAGGTGGCTGTGGCTGCCTTACATCTTTCTATGTTAAACTCAACCAAGCTTACATACTTAGCTTGCAACTGCTAAACAAATGCTCTGTAGGAGTTTTTAAATTGTTAGGAGATGGTTGGGTAGACAGTTCTCATTATCCGGACCGCGTGAATTAGCTAATCCTGTCTATGTATATTGTTATTCTTATAggaacattaattattttgtaagtcGTAATCTTTACCGTCTGATTTGAGCGTCACATACCATAATACTactggctactttttatccggatgcgcgaagtagttcccacaggacgcgggtgacacctctggcggaagctagtaatattataaagtaaattCAGTTGAGTGTTGATATGTAGGTGACGTATGTATGAATGATGTCGCGAGTATTGTGGCGTTGCAGGCCTGGGCGCGGCGCAGCAGGCGCTGGCCACCAGCATGGAACAGTTCGAGTTCGCGTGCATCGGCGCGTCCATGACGGAGGACGAGCGCGTCATCAGCCGCTCGCTGCACCACTTCGCCACGCTCATCCGCACCATCGAGGACGAGCGCGACCGCATGGTCAGTACTAACACATTACACCCCTACTCTAATCTTGCGTTTCATAAcacatttattcatttattttttggatttaagtgatatatatttaagtattattaaatactagccgttttcccgcggtttcacccgcgtcccgtgggagctgctgcccgcaccgggataaaatatagcctgttactcgcagataatatagctttctaatggtgaaagaatatttaaaatcggtccagtcgtttttgagtttatccattacaaccaaacaaacaaagttttcctctttataatattagtatagactagcttctgccagcggtttcacctgcataccgtgggaactacttcccgtacagggataaaaagtagcctatagccttcctcgataaatgggctatctaacactgaaaaatattttcaaatcggtccagtagttcctgagattagcacgttcaaacaaagaaacaaacaaacaaactcttcagctttataatattagtatagatgtatcACTTAAATTAATAACTCAAAGAGATTTCCCGTATTTGGTGTTTCTTCACTCTTTGTGTGTCCGTTTGCCAGTTTGCAAAGACCTCCTCTAACCTATTTCCATTCGGATCTCTGTGGCTACGGCTCTGTACTCCTTGTTATACCTGGCACCTGCCTCATGTCGTCGGCCCGTCTATTGGGTTGTCTACCTCTTTTCCGTTAACCTTCTGTTGGGTAGCATTGTTACTGTTTTATCTTTCCCTTAAACAAGCAAGGAAGGTGATTAGGTCACCTATTTTTTGACTTATGTGCTAAATCcctaaaaaacaacaaaaagtttAGGGTAAAAGTTTCGTGGcatagtattttttgtttgtttttgattcgctaatttgcaaatatttttttagcattaGAGTGCAGatatcttaattaatttaaggcTCTATTTTATTTGAGTGTGGAAAATACATTTTGTCATGGTTCGCCAGTCCTGGACTAGTGTGCTATTATAGTTCGAATTTTTATCACTagctttatatgtatattttggaaGAAAACTTTGCAAAGATATTGAGTGGCTCGTCCGCCGGGCCCGAGAGTTAGTAAGATGAACGACGGGCGGAAGCTATACGTATGTATTAGGCCATCGGGGCTTAGTGAACGCCGTCCAATGTCAAGGAGAACTAGTGGCGAGCGCGTCCTGCCGGCCTTGTTGGTAAACACGCCGGGGCGACCTTCAGGAATCACTTTCGATTCCGTTAGCGCGGCgcggcatgcggcgcgcggccggcccgcagcgcgcgccgcatgcTAATGAGGCCGTTGACACAATTAGCCGCGCGTTACGTCCCGCCGCCTCCCATTCACTGCTCGACTGTAGAGCACGCGCCCTACGACGCGGAAGCTTCTCGGGGAAGCTCCAACTATTTGTGAACGGTTTCTACTCCCCGCCAGAGACGTTTCTTCGGTGAGGAGCCGGCGCTGCGCTGCGGTTGCTATATAACATATGTGTACCTACACTAATATCCATGTTTTAGATATGAGATATGGttcaattaatttgtatttagcCACAAGGTAGCGAATTATGTCGCAGACCACTTGTATTGGGCAGCGCTCTCACGCGCGAATTTCTTAATAAACAACACGAGATGGTCTGCGCGAGAGGTCAATGCCCGGGATTCTCTTCTATGAACAAAATGTGTTGTATCGTTGTCTGTGCCCGGGCATGTGCTCCTTCTTCTTGAGGCAGGGTTTGTGTTGCAAGCCACTTCTACAGGCACTAGGTATACTTATTACTTACGGTCACCTTTTGGTTCGCATTATTGCAAGTTTCGTAGAGATCGCTACGTCAAAAACATtaactaggtacataaatatgtatatgactTGGTGGTCAGAGTCGCCAATGTCGTGTGTTGTGTTGCAGCTGGGGCGCGCACACGAGCAGATCATCCAGCCGCTCGAGCGCTTCCGCAAGGAGCACATCGGCGCCGTCAAGGAGGGCAAGAAGAAGTTCGACAAGAAGACTGCCAAGTTCTGCCAGAGCCAGGAGCGCACGCTCTCGCTCTCCACCAAGAAGCCGGAGGCCGTCTTCCAGGAGGTAACCTCGCCCACCGCGCTTTACACCAAACCGACCCCAAAGTGTTTCACTTTCGCCGCAGTGGAGCATATATGAACAGACTTCCCACAGAGGACTTGACGAACTGATCTTGCCCACATCAAAAGTTTTTGTCCCGTCTGGTGGGTTAACATTTAGCCATGccacatatttataaatgtataaaGTGACTTCCCTAATCCAACTTCTTCTAGCAGTCAtatctacatatgtatgtacatactaaTTTCTGCCAGTGtgcatcattttattttatttgtaggaACTACTCTGCGCACCAGTGTTGCATGTAGCCTTCTGAAAAATAGGTTGTTACCTAATAGTAATCTTGAGATTTGAGCGTTCGAgtaaagaaacaaacaatccTTTTATTATACCTCTACAATGAAGTGTTTTGGAGTGTGCCGTCGTGTGCAGTACAGTGTGTGTTGTACAGGCGGACGCGGCGATGGACATGGCGGAGCGCGACTTCTGCCAGGCGTCGTTGGAGTACGTGTTCCAGCTGCAGGCGGTGCAGGAGCGCAAGAAGTTCGAGCTGGTGGAGACGCTGCTGGGCTTCGTGTTCGGCTGGTGGACCTTCCACCACACGGCGCACGACGTGCACGCCGACGCCGAGCCGCGCGTCAAGGACTTGCAGCTGCGCATCCAGCGGGTGAGTGTGTGCTGTGTGTGTGCTGTGTGTCTGTgccgtgtgtgtgtgtgtgtgcctGCTCGTGTGACAGTGTGGCTTACTAACCGCGCGCCGCTTGCAGACGCGGACCAACTTCGAGGAGATGAGCAAGCAGACCGAGTCGCTCATGAAGAAGATGATGGAGGTGCGCCAGATGGTAAGTGTGTGTGCGTGCGCCGCGCTGGCCCGCGAGCCGCAGCCTCACCCCGCTCTGTTGCAGCACAAGGAGGAGCAGGCGGCCGACGAGCCGGGCGGGGCCGACTCGCGCGCCGGCTACCTCTTCCTCATGGAGAAAAGTGAGTACCTCCAAGCTTCATCCACTAATGTGTCGTGCGATGCCTGCGTGAGGCTGAACAATGCAACGTATGCGATGGGTGTGTGCAGAGGCGTTCGGCACGACGACGTGGAGCAAGCAGTACTGCACGTACGAGAAGGCGTCGCGGCAGCTGTCGCTGACGCCCTACAACCAGATGAACGTGAAGACGTCGGGCGGCACGGAGGCGCTGGCGGTGTGCGGCGCGCGCGCCTGCGCCGAGCCCGTGGAGCGGCGCTTCTGCTGGGAGTGCGTGCCCGACGAGCGCGAGCGGCCGGCGCTGGTGCTGCAGGCGCTGGGCGAGCGCGACCGCGCCGCCTGGCTGGCCGCGCTGCGCGAGCcgggcgcccgcgccgcgccgcccgcgccgccgcccgcgcccgccgcgctgGACGACGCGGGCTTCGCCTTCGTGCGCCGCGTGCTGGCCGCCATCGAGGCGCGCGGCCTGGAGGAGCAGGGCCTGTACCGCGTGGCGGGCGTGGCCAGCAAGGTGGCGCGCCTCGTGGCCTGCGCCGCGCCCGGCCGCCGCCTGCCGCCGCTCGACGACCCGCTGCACTGGGAGACCAAGACGCTCACCTCGGCGCTCAAGAGCTACCTGCGCGCGCTGCCCGACCCGCTGCTCACCCGCGCGCTGCACGCGCAGTTCCTCGCCGTGGCCAgtacgtgtgtgtgtgttgtgtgtcgTGTGTCGCCGTGCCCGTGCTCACCCCGCGCGTGTTGCAGAGTGCGAGCGGCGCGGCGAGCGGGCGGCGGGCGTGGCGGCGCTGCTGCGCGCGC
The Helicoverpa zea isolate HzStark_Cry1AcR chromosome 13, ilHelZeax1.1, whole genome shotgun sequence DNA segment above includes these coding regions:
- the LOC124635555 gene encoding rho GTPase-activating protein 26 isoform X5 gives rise to the protein MEQFEFACIGASMTEDERVISRSLHHFATLIRTIEDERDRMLGRAHEQIIQPLERFRKEHIGAVKEGKKKFDKKTAKFCQSQERTLSLSTKKPEAVFQEADAAMDMAERDFCQASLEYVFQLQAVQERKKFELVETLLGFVFGWWTFHHTAHDVHADAEPRVKDLQLRIQRTRTNFEEMSKQTESLMKKMMEVRQMVSVCACAALAREPQPHPALLQHKEEQAADEPGGADSRAGYLFLMEKKAFGTTTWSKQYCTYEKASRQLSLTPYNQMNVKTSGGTEALAVCGARACAEPVERRFCWECVPDERERPALVLQALGERDRAAWLAALREPGARAAPPAPPPAPAALDDAGFAFVRRVLAAIEARGLEEQGLYRVAGVASKVARLVACAAPGRRLPPLDDPLHWETKTLTSALKSYLRALPDPLLTRALHAQFLAVASTCVCVVCRVSPCPCSPRACCRVRAARRAGGGRGGAAARAAAAQPGDADARAATSAQGGGAQRQEPDVGVEPGGVLRAHAAARRARDRRLHPRAQVLQRARGDAARAARRPRAAAPPAPPAAPPAAPPAAAQDVADGDGECWRWRARGRVRAAVRARAGAALLAAARDAAGADGAAGPLQQLVGGVGVLAGRVAAAGPRPRLARADAVRVSGRERGRAVLRAQPDHHERVGVGRAGLAARHAQRQDGAGARELRRAAALTHHILGLCC